ATAGAGCTACGTGTCATTCATGTTTTCAACAGCAATTGAACTTTGAACAGATGTATACACTAAGGTTTACTACACAAGAGAGTACCGACGATTGCGGAAAACCACTGTGATTTTCCCCCATGAGCTCGAGCCCCTCCTCTAATTTTCTAATCCTCCCCCCTCCAGAGAATTATTGCACAATCCCttataaccaactcggcgctacgtgCCTCGTTCTTTATCTAGCACTTCTTATCCAGGGCGCCTTCGTAGAATAATCGTTAaatatcacgcgtgttttcagaagttgctgaaattgcccaaATCTCGAGACGAGGCGCCATTGTTGCAGGAATTGTTTTAGCAACAACTTCTCGATAGCATAAGCTGTTGCTATGCAATCTGAGGACCACTCGTGAGCGGGTGATTTTGCCCCATTCACAAgcaaaattatgaaaacaatatcctcttcattgaccaagcAGCATTTAGTAATTTTTCCTTCTATGTTATTAATTAAGAAACAATGTAAAACTTGAACGTTGCAAATAAAATCAACCGCTCAACAACGCGACAAATAGAATTTTGATTAGTGCAAAAAGTCTATCAAGGTACTATTATTTACGTGCCACTCCTTCGTTATTGAACCAATTGCAGGTCACTATTTTGAGATGACATTGTGACTACCCCCAACGCCTTTGAAATGATCAATCTCCAAGCCCTTTCTCTCTACCTGCACAAAGTAGACAAATCCCAAGTGAAACAATGTCATCAACAACGAGCCAGAGATAACCGGGAGTTGAAATATGTGACTTACACGCTTGCTAAGGATGATGTCATATTTATGCTCAGGATCTATTTATCATCGCATATGAATACCAGGTTCCCCTGAACAATCAGTGCATCACGAAACTGGAAGAAAGGGCGCAAGACTGGATCACACTCATGAATGCTTCCAGGCCAACCTTCTAGTATGACTTGTCGAAGGTTAGTACAAACTGGATCTTGGACTGATTCCTGCTCAATTTGCGCTAGTCGCGACGGAGAAACTCGTAAGTTCTCACTGTGATCCACAACCTCAAGAGATTTCACTTCCTCTGAAGGCAGCGTGTCCCTGAGGTATGCACGGCTGAGCGTATCCGCGATGAGCATGAGGGGACCCTTCTTGTACCTGACCTTGAGATTGTAGCGTTGAAGACGCAATAGCATCCGTTGAAGCCTTGCCGGAGCATCGCAAAGGCTTTTCTTAAAGATCTCTTCCAGAGGCTTATGGTCGGTCTCCACGTTCACAATATCTCGCCCAAAGATGTACTTGTCAAACTTTTCACAGGCAAACACGATGGCAAGAAGCTCCTTCTCAATTTGAGCGTACCTGGTTTCGGTTTGAGTAAGAGCTCTAGATGCAAAACTCACTGGCTGCTGAAGCTGAAGCAAAACGGCTCCCAGCCCTGTGTCAGAAGCGTCGCATTGGAGTGTAACCTCATCTTGCAGGCTGTAAAAGCGCAGAACAGGGGCTCGTGAGGTGGCAGTCTTGATATCACTCCATGCTTTCTCTTGCGTCTCAGGCCAGACCCATTTGGCTTCTTTACGCGTCAGTTGGCGAAGTGGGTGGGCCATATCAGAAAGACCAGGTAAGAATTTAGCCAAGTACTGAACCGTTCCATTAAAACGCAGCAAGCTCTTTACATCAGTAGGGCGTGGCATCTCAAGTACAGCTCTTACCTTCTCAGGATGAATTTCCAGACCAGACTTGGTGGCGTAGTGGCCAATTAAGGGGATCTCCTCCAAGCACAGCTGGAGTTTTTCCACAGCGAGCTTGACACCACGTGCAGAACATCGTCGAAGAAAAGCAACAAGGTTTTTGTTGTGATCACGGAAAGCCTCTTCGAGGGTGTCTCCAAAACCGGCCACGATGAAATCATCTGCAACAACCTCAGTACCGCTGAGACCCTCAATTAGCTCGTGCACACGACGCTGAAAGACCTCAGGGGCCGAACTTACGCCAAAAGGCATCCTACACCAACGATAGCGGCCAAAGGGCGTGTGAAAAGTAGTCAGATAGGATGACTCCTCGTCCAATTTGACATGCCAAAACCCATTCTTTGCATCGAGGACGCAAAAAACTTTGGCACCATGAAGGCGAGATGCAATGTCCTCTATGGTAGGTATAGGATAGTTCTCCCGAAGAATAGCTTTGTTGAGATCCTTCGGGTCGAGACAGATTCTTATTTTCCCATTCTTCTTTGGGACCGCTAACATAGATGAGATCCAGGGCGTTGGCTTTGAAACTGGTTGAATGACCTTTGCACTGTGTAATTCCTCCaagatttctttgattttattgCGAAGAGCGACTTGACCTCGTCGGGGAGCGTGCTGAACTGGCTTGGTTGAATCGTTAAGACGGATGTGGTACTCGCCCTCAAGTAAACCGAGGCCCTCATCGAAAACATCAGGGAACATCTCTATTACCTGCTCCTTAATAAGTGGCTTGGAACTAGACATCACATCCTCAACAGAAAACACTTGACCACCACTCGTGCGAGGCCGCCAAATTACGTCAGAATCTTTGATTTCAACAACACCCATCCCTTCGCAAGCTGACTTGCCCAATATAGGACGGCAGCGCCTGCTTTCCACGAGACGACACAACAACAGACAAGTGAAAGATCCTCTCCAAACTTGGATTTTCACTGTTCGTAACACTGGGATATTTCCGCCATCGTAGGATATAATGGAAGACTTGGCTGGCGTAACACGCTTGAGATCACAATCATCGGTCGCCTTCTTGTAAATACGTACAGGTAAAACATTACAACGTGCTCCGGTATCAATTTCGAAACGAATGAAGTTTCCACTCGGTACTTTCAGTGTTACAAGACTTGAATCCGAGCTTTGATTAGCTGACACTTTGAAAACTTAGAAGACAGGCAACTCGTCCTCTTCCTCAAGCAATGACACTTTATCGGAGGTAGAAGAAAGGGAGCATTTCCTAGCAAAGTGGTTCTCTTTACCGCACTTGACACACTGCTTGCCCCAAGCCGGGCAGGCCTCGCGCTTACTTTCGTGCCTCCTGCCGCAGAAACGACAAGGATAACGAAGTTGATTTGCAGGAGACGGCTGTCCCTCTGAGGACTTCTTGTTTTCCTTGAGAAGGTGCACATTGGGTGGGTTGAACTCCCTCACTGCCTTAATCTGCGCTTGAGACATCTCCGAAGCTCGACAGATATCCAGCGTCTTTGCGAGGTTAAGTTCGGGCTCACGCAGAAGCGTTTCCCTGACTTTATTATCGGCAATGCCAAAGATAATTCTATCTCTTAGAAGATCGTCGGGCGTAATAGCATCAGAGGCACACTTATCAGCGATTTGACGAAGTACAGTCACATAGCGATCAAACGATTCGCCAGGCTCTTGCTGCCGCGAATTAAAAAGATAGCGCTCGAAGGGAATATTCTTTCTTGGATTGCAGTAGTTGTCGAAACGCTCGATGACACCTTTAATATCTTTCCTCTCGGTAGCCGATAAATTCCAAGTTTTGAAGACTTTCCTTGCTTCAGGTCCAATCGCGGTTAGAAGCGCGGCTACTTGTACGTCTCCTTCTTCTTTGTTAACTTTTGAAGCGACGCTGTAATATTCCCACATCTCCTTCCATTCGCTCCATTTTTCAGCGACGTCATTAATTTCGAGAGAGTGAAGTGCCGGTAGCAAGTGAAGAAAAGCCATGGATCGAAGACACTCCTGGCACCATGTAACGTTAAATCTTTTAATTGAGGTCTTGATAACAAGCAATGCACATCTTGATAACAGAGCAGATCAATGCAACTCACTACGCATAAATTACAGACGACTTAAATATGCACAATCGGCTACATACCACGCAGAGTATTTGCACGTACAAGTGTCAATTAACTATGCTAACAAATACCGACACAACAAAGAGGAATGAAAAGTACCTGCTTTTAATATGGGTGGGATTTATTGTATTGACATTTAGGCTATTCGGTTTCACATTAATCTCAAGCAGCGCGGGAAATCGCGCTGTTTCCCTCGTTTTCATCGAACACATGGAGGCTTTCACTGAAGTGTTTGGTAAAATCTAGTTACCGACCTAAATAAGCAGTGGTTTTGGGCTAAATCCGTCGATATGCGGTTGCCAGCCCAGCAAATGTTTGTGGAGATCCACGTTAGTGCAAAATTTTCCGTCGGAATTTGCGCTCGTCAGACTTGTTGCTTCAAAGTCTTGGATCGAAGGAGTTGCGGAAGAGAGTCCTTCGCCCTTAGAGCTTCTCTATTTGGTGTTGTCTACGCTTTAACTCGAAGGACTATAAAACCCAGCGAAGTTATCTGCTACATGTGGCTAATCGACATCATGAGTGATCTAAAGATCGATTTGGGGTCCGAGCTTGAGCAGCACCTAAATTTACTGACAATTCTGCCAAGCCTGAAAACGACTATTTTGagtgttctttttttacttctgGCCTGAATGCGTCAAAACTTTTTGAGCTCCACGAGggtttccaaaaagaaaagattcaCTTGAAAACTGGGCTCAGGAAGACGCTCTCGAACCGTTTTAATCGCTTCGCGGCGAATCCAAATATACCGTGCGCGCCGAAGACGTaagaattattttcttgtgctCATCCTATGACAAATCCAAAGCAACCATACGACTTGCAAACCAGTGACCAGTGACCTTCAGAAGAAGTACCAGCTATCGCTTGCATCAGAAGTACCTATACATGTTAGCAAACCTGATGTGGCTAAAATGCTTACTATATGATATTGTAGCAATgatgttgatatttttttgtttctttattcattcatttatatTTTGATAGACATATTCTTTCTGGTTCAGCCAGGTAGGAGTCGTGGCATTGAAAAGTGCCTAAGTGCTCCTAGGATatccccttaactgccgaatgagcacTCAGGGCACTTAGATTTTaatctgtctaacgccagacgattttactcgtcaatggggaaccccttggacgggaaagggatatacaataaaaatagtaaTCATCTTTAGCGGTAGATTTAAACATTGCTGTATATCCTTTCTGGTTCAGCCAGGTAGGAGTCGTGGCATTGAAAGGTGCCTCATTTTTCCTAGGatatacaacaaaaataatagtCATCTTTAGCGGTAGGTAGATTTAAACATTGTTGGATATCCTTTCTGGTTCAGCCAGGTCGGAGTCCTGGCATTGAAATGTGCCTGAGTGCTCCCAACATATaccacaaaaataataatcatcttTATTGGTAGATTTAAAGTTGAGTTGAGGTCTTGAACATGGAAAGAGGTTTCACATTCGCTGGCTATCCCTTAAAA
This portion of the Acropora palmata chromosome 13, jaAcrPala1.3, whole genome shotgun sequence genome encodes:
- the LOC141864309 gene encoding uncharacterized protein LOC141864309; translated protein: MAFLHLLPALHSLEINDVAEKWSEWKEMWEYYSVASKVNKEEGDVQVAALLTAIGPEARKVFKTWNLSATERKDIKGVIERFDNYCNPRKNIPFERYLFNSRQQEPGESFDRYVTVLRQIADKCASDAITPDDLLRDRIIFGIADNKVRETLLREPELNLAKTLDICRASEMSQAQIKAVREFNPPNVHLLKENKKSSEGQPSPANQLRYPCRFCGRRHESKREACPAWGKQCVKCGKENHFARKCSLSSTSDKVSLLEEEDELPVF